A stretch of Girardinichthys multiradiatus isolate DD_20200921_A chromosome 20, DD_fGirMul_XY1, whole genome shotgun sequence DNA encodes these proteins:
- the tbc1d20 gene encoding TBC1 domain family member 20: protein MSTARTDRASSPMNGRQDWETRRKRKIADITQALNVDPVDVATLRRMAISEGGLLTDEIRCQVWPRLLNIPPHLLDQEPEKVERDNNKDYNQVLLDVQRSLRRFPPGMPDEQREGLQEELIDIILRVLQRNPQLHYYQGYHDIVVTFLLVVGERLATVLVEKLSTHHLRDFMDPTMDNTKHILNYLMPIIERVNPEVHDFMQQAEVGTVFALSWLITWFGHVLSDFRHVVRLYDFFLACHPLMPIYFAAVIVLHREEEVLDCECDMAMVHHLLSQIPQDLPYETLISRAGDLFVQFPPSELAREADAHESMAASTFKDFELASTQQRPDIVLRRRRRQKQASPESSTLNPVMTVAQPSTARRFVRLAVMGLTVALGAAALAVVNTALEWAPKLDLFP from the exons ATGAGCACGGCTAGAACTGATCGCGCATCGTCGCCGATGAATGGAAGGCAAG ACTGGGAAACCAGGCGGAAACGGAAAATTGCAGACATTACTCAGGCCCTGAATGTGGATCCAGTGGATGTAGCAACCCTGAGGAGGATGGCAATCAGTGAAGGGGGGTTGCTGACTGATGAGATACGTTGTCAGGTGTGGCCCAGGCTCCTCAACATCCCTCCTCACCTCTTGGATCAAGAGCCTG AAAAAGTAGAGCGGGATAACAATAAGGACTACAACCAAGTCTTGCTGGATGTTCAGCGTTCCCTGCGAAGGTTTCCACCTG GTATGCCAGATGAGCAGAGAGAGGGTCTTCAGGAAGAACTAATTGACATAATTCTGAGAGTCCTGCAACGAAATCCCCAGTTGCACTATTACCAGGGATACCATGACATTGTTGTCACCTTCTTGTTGGTCGTGGGAGAGCGCCTGGCAACTGTTCTAGTAGAGAAACTCTCCACACATCATCTCAG GGACTTCATGGACCCCACCATGGACAACACAAAACACATTCTTAACTACCTGATGCCTATTATTGAAAGGGTCAACCCTGAGGTGCACGACTTCATGCAGCA GGCTGAAGTGGGCACAGTCTTCGCTCTCAGTTGGCTGATAACCTGGTTTGGCCATGTGCTCTCAGATTTCCGTCATGTTGTACGGTTGTATGACTTCTTCCTGGCCTGCCATCCACTGATGCCAATTTATTTTGCTGCTGTG ATTGTGCTGCACAGGGAGGAGGAGGTGTTGGATTGTGAATGTGATATGGCAATGGTCCATCACTTGCTGTCCCAGATTCCCCAGGATCTGCCATACGAGACACTGATCAGCCGAGCAGGAGACCTCTTTGTCCAGTTTCCTCCCTCTGAACTGGCCAGAGAGGCAGATGCCCATGAAAG CATGGCGGCTTCTACTTTTAAGGACTTTGAGCTTGCATCCACTCAACAGCGGCCGGACATAGTTCTTCGTCGCAGACGCAGACAAAAACAGGCTTCCCCAGAGAGCTCAACACTGAACCCTGTCATGACGGTGGCACAGCCTTCAACTGCCCGGCGCTTTGTCAGATTGGCAGTGATGGGTCTGACTGTGGCTTTAGGGGCGGCAGCTCTTGCTGTGGTTAATACAGCTCTGGAATGGGCCCCCAAGTTGGACTTGTTTCCTTGA